Below is a genomic region from Desulfobacter sp..
CTTCTGGATATTTAAAGAAATGACTGAGGCGTTCCCAGTTGTTCCGCCAGGATTTTATCACAATCGGGTATTTGTCATTCCATTTATTTTCCAAGATATCCAGTTCTTCTTCGGCCAGATCCTTATTGACCGCTTTATAAACACGTTTTAGATCTGCCATAAATTCCTTTTTATTTTTGGAACCAACGTATTTCAATGAATTTCGGATCTGGTGGACTACGCAGAGTTGAACTTCTGTGTCCGGGAATATGGTCTCAATGGCCTCGGGAAAACCTTTTAGACCATCAACACAGGCAATCAGGATATCTTTTACCCCTCGGTTTGAAAGGTCTGTTAACACCTGCAGCCAGAAGTTCGCACCCTCATTCTCGGATATGTACAGCCCAAGAACCTCTTTGCGGCCCTCGATATTCACCCCAAGAATTGTGTAAACGGCTTTGCTGTCGACCTTTCCGTTTTCTCGTACTTTATAATGTATGGCATCAAGCCATACGATTGGGTACACATTTTCCAACGGCCTGGCCTGCCATTCTTTGACGGTATGGATGATTTTATCGGTAATGGTGCTCAGAGTGGCATTTGAAATCTCAAGTCCATAGATTTCCTGTAAATGGGAAGCCATATCATTATAACTCATGCCCAGGCCGTAAAGGGCTATTATCTTTCTTTCAATTTCATCGCTGAGCGTTGTCTGATGTTTTTTGACGATCTGTGGAGAGAAGGTTCCGGCCCTGTCACGCGGGGTTTTTAGCTCAAATTTACCATCCAGGGATTTAATGGTCTTTTTGCTTTTTCCATTACGGCGGTTGGCAGAAACTTCCTGCCCGAGATGGGACTCCAACTCTCCTTCAAGAGCAGCTTCAGCAAGATTTTTGATTAATGATGTAAGGACGCCGCCCTTACCTGTGAAGGGTTTACCT
It encodes:
- a CDS encoding IS256 family transposase, whose amino-acid sequence is MTEENTEFDFQKALKGIQEGKPFTGKGGVLTSLIKNLAEAALEGELESHLGQEVSANRRNGKSKKTIKSLDGKFELKTPRDRAGTFSPQIVKKHQTTLSDEIERKIIALYGLGMSYNDMASHLQEIYGLEISNATLSTITDKIIHTVKEWQARPLENVYPIVWLDAIHYKVRENGKVDSKAVYTILGVNIEGRKEVLGLYISENEGANFWLQVLTDLSNRGVKDILIACVDGLKGFPEAIETIFPDTEVQLCVVHQIRNSLKYVGSKNKKEFMADLKRVYKAVNKDLAEEELDILENKWNDKYPIVIKSWRNNWERLSHFFKYPEEIRRIIYTTNTIEAVHRQFRKLTKTKGSFPNQDSLLKLLYMGIQNASKKWTMPIQNWSLTISQLAIFFEGRLDKELGI